A stretch of Deltaproteobacteria bacterium DNA encodes these proteins:
- a CDS encoding metal ABC transporter ATP-binding protein, whose amino-acid sequence MTKERKVVVETRHLHVAINGCAVLKDVNLRLLENSFTGLIGPNGGGKTTLLRTLLGLIRPESGEVLVEGQRLGTGRKGAWVMGYVPQQIRIDRRFPLSVLDAVVMGRYGTIGLGRRAGRRDREIALDCLDRVGLVHLARVRIGDLSGGEQQRVFIARALSASPKVLILDEPMAAVDVAAQDGFYRLIKKLQQSYSLTVVMATHDIGVVPIYCDAIACLNRTLHLHGRPEEILKNEVFKKLYGSEVEVVMHGKLPHRMIGGHPHG is encoded by the coding sequence GTGACAAAGGAACGGAAGGTCGTTGTCGAAACCCGTCACCTCCATGTTGCCATCAACGGTTGTGCCGTACTGAAGGATGTGAATCTGCGTCTCCTTGAAAACTCCTTTACCGGTCTCATCGGTCCCAACGGGGGAGGGAAGACTACCCTCCTTCGAACCTTGCTCGGTTTAATTCGTCCGGAGAGCGGGGAAGTCCTTGTTGAAGGACAACGACTCGGGACGGGCAGGAAAGGTGCCTGGGTGATGGGGTACGTTCCGCAACAGATCCGGATCGACAGGCGGTTTCCCCTTTCCGTACTCGATGCAGTTGTCATGGGGCGTTACGGGACGATCGGACTGGGGCGCCGTGCCGGTCGCAGGGATCGGGAAATCGCTCTCGACTGTCTTGATCGTGTCGGTCTGGTACACTTGGCCCGCGTCCGGATCGGCGATCTTTCCGGAGGGGAACAGCAGCGTGTTTTTATTGCCCGCGCCCTTTCCGCCTCTCCGAAGGTCTTGATTCTTGATGAACCGATGGCGGCCGTCGATGTGGCGGCACAGGACGGTTTTTACCGTCTGATCAAAAAGTTACAGCAGAGCTATTCCCTGACCGTGGTCATGGCAACCCATGACATCGGGGTTGTACCGATTTACTGTGACGCCATTGCCTGCCTCAACCGGACGCTCCATCTTCACGGTCGTCCGGAGGAGATCCTGAAGAATGAGGTTTTCAAAAAGCTCTACGGGTCGGAAGTGGAAGTGGTGATGCACGGAAAGCTTCCCCACCGGATGATCGGAGGCCATCCGCATGGCTGA
- a CDS encoding metal ABC transporter permease produces the protein MAEIFSYGFMQKALMAGAMVSVICSLISFFVLVNRLSFIGVGISHASFGGVAIGVALGVDPTLSAILFAVLTAWLIGLVSRKGMLHEDTTIGIFYAAAMALGVVIIGLSKGYNVDLFGYLFGNILAVTRQDLWLILFLGLSVIGLLAFFFKELLYISFDEESAQVSGVPVTFLYYLLLTLMAVTIVISMKVVGIILVSALLVIPAAAAYEVSGDFRTVLIVSVCIGLLSALGGLFLSVRLNTASGATIVLLAAAIFLVFFMFRFLRDRFFSFSSGTRCAVEKNGD, from the coding sequence ATGGCTGAAATCTTTTCCTACGGATTTATGCAGAAAGCGTTGATGGCCGGCGCCATGGTCAGTGTGATCTGCTCCCTGATCTCTTTTTTTGTCCTCGTGAACCGTCTCTCCTTTATCGGCGTCGGGATTTCCCATGCATCTTTCGGCGGTGTGGCCATCGGTGTCGCCTTGGGTGTGGATCCCACACTGTCGGCAATTCTCTTTGCGGTCCTGACCGCCTGGCTGATCGGTCTCGTCAGCCGAAAGGGGATGCTCCATGAGGATACGACGATCGGGATCTTCTACGCCGCCGCCATGGCCCTGGGGGTCGTGATTATCGGACTTTCAAAAGGATACAACGTCGATCTTTTCGGTTATCTCTTCGGAAATATTCTGGCCGTTACCCGGCAGGATTTGTGGCTGATCCTGTTTCTGGGGCTTTCCGTGATCGGGCTTTTGGCCTTCTTTTTCAAAGAGCTTCTCTACATCAGTTTTGATGAAGAGTCCGCCCAGGTGAGTGGTGTCCCGGTGACCTTTCTCTATTATCTTCTCCTGACCCTCATGGCGGTGACCATCGTCATTTCCATGAAGGTCGTAGGGATCATTCTCGTTTCGGCGCTTCTGGTGATTCCCGCTGCCGCCGCCTATGAAGTCAGCGGTGATTTCCGAACCGTTCTCATTGTTTCCGTCTGCATCGGTCTCCTCTCCGCCCTGGGCGGTCTTTTCCTTTCCGTCCGGTTGAATACCGCCTCCGGTGCTACGATTGTCCTCCTTGCGGCTGCGATATTTCTGGTCTTTTTCATGTTCCGGTTTCTCCGGGACCGTTTTTTCAGTTTTTCTTCCGGGACCCGGTGTGCGGTGGAGAAGAATGGGGACTGA